A single genomic interval of Nostoc commune NIES-4072 harbors:
- a CDS encoding HlyD family efflux transporter periplasmic adaptor subunit translates to MPNTLNGKVQTQIYEVEQGKEIFREQTPAISTDDWAYATKDLLDSLPQVWTRGLLYFLVIFVSIILPWAMLSKVDETGTARGRLEPKGKTVRLDAAVAGTVAEIRVKEGDSVKLGQTLLVLESELVKAELRQAQEKLEGQLNRLSQLNSSKSQLVVSLTTQQQQNQSQQLEKQAQIDQARQNMNALRNSYDLQKDEKLAQVNQARQTLEHNQTANKLVDSSLASTQREVERYRSLWQSGIVPEINVVEKQDIAKDKQQLYEQNKSDIQQAKLRLVEQQSSYERTIRQANADIEQAQLRLKEQERSYQTLTRSSKLALLKIDEQQKNLETELTTLQAEIAQSKSQIVSLKFQLGQRELRATVNGRVFQLPIQRAGSVVQPGAMIAEIAPQGSPLIIRAQMATNESGSLRRGLPVKLKFDAYPFQDYGVLEGELLEISPTTIEVETPNGKVAAYDLKIALKQNCIPSANKCIALRPGDTATAEVIVRQRRIIDFLLDPFKQLQQGGVKL, encoded by the coding sequence ATGCCAAACACATTAAATGGAAAAGTTCAAACCCAAATCTATGAGGTAGAACAGGGCAAGGAAATTTTCAGAGAGCAAACACCAGCCATATCAACTGATGATTGGGCTTACGCAACCAAGGATTTACTTGATAGCTTGCCCCAAGTTTGGACAAGGGGATTGCTGTATTTTTTGGTAATCTTTGTGTCGATAATTTTACCTTGGGCGATGCTATCTAAGGTGGATGAAACTGGTACAGCAAGAGGGCGACTTGAGCCAAAAGGAAAAACGGTTAGGTTGGATGCTGCTGTGGCAGGTACTGTTGCCGAAATTCGGGTAAAAGAGGGTGATTCTGTTAAACTTGGGCAGACTTTATTAGTGTTGGAATCGGAATTAGTTAAGGCAGAATTGCGGCAGGCACAGGAGAAGTTAGAAGGACAATTAAATCGACTTTCTCAGTTAAATTCATCTAAAAGTCAGTTAGTTGTATCTTTGACAACACAACAGCAACAAAATCAATCTCAACAGTTAGAAAAGCAGGCTCAAATTGACCAAGCGCGACAGAATATGAATGCTCTGAGGAATTCCTATGATTTACAAAAAGACGAAAAATTAGCTCAAGTTAATCAGGCGCGGCAAACTCTTGAGCATAATCAAACGGCTAATAAGTTAGTAGATAGTAGTTTAGCGAGTACCCAGCGAGAAGTTGAACGCTATCGCAGTCTTTGGCAGTCAGGGATTGTTCCAGAAATTAATGTTGTGGAGAAGCAAGATATAGCTAAAGACAAGCAACAGTTATACGAACAAAATAAGTCAGATATTCAGCAAGCTAAACTACGTTTGGTAGAACAACAGAGTAGTTATGAGCGGACTATTCGGCAAGCAAATGCAGATATTGAGCAGGCGCAGTTGCGACTGAAAGAACAGGAAAGGAGTTATCAGACATTGACTCGTTCCAGCAAGCTGGCTTTGCTAAAAATAGATGAACAACAGAAGAATTTGGAGACAGAACTTACTACACTTCAGGCAGAAATCGCTCAAAGTAAGAGTCAGATTGTTTCGTTAAAATTTCAGTTAGGACAACGAGAGTTAAGAGCCACCGTCAATGGTAGAGTATTTCAGTTACCAATACAACGGGCTGGGTCTGTAGTGCAGCCTGGAGCAATGATTGCGGAAATTGCACCCCAAGGTTCGCCTTTAATAATTCGGGCGCAAATGGCGACAAATGAGAGTGGTTCTTTGCGAAGAGGATTGCCAGTAAAATTAAAGTTTGATGCTTATCCGTTTCAAGATTATGGTGTACTAGAAGGAGAATTATTAGAGATTTCTCCTACTACCATAGAGGTGGAAACACCTAATGGAAAAGTAGCAGCTTATGACTTGAAAATTGCCCTCAAACAAAATTGTATCCCCTCAGCTAATAAATGTATTGCCTTGCGTCCTGGAGATACGGCGACAGCTGAGGTAATTGTGCGCCAGCGTCGGATTATTGATTTTCTGCTAGATCCGTTTAAGCAGTTACAGCAGGGTGGGGTGAAATTATAG
- a CDS encoding nif11-class peptide radical SAM maturase 3 has protein sequence MTYRRISYAVWEITLKCNLACQHCGSRAGHTRANELSTAEALDLVKQMAEVGITEVTIIGGEAFLRPDWLEIAQAITSSGMLCGMTTGGYGITLDTARRMKEAGIRVVSVSVDGLEATHDRLRGKQGSWQWAFKTMSNLKEAGIRFGCNTQINRLSAPEFPRIYEHLRDAGIFAWQIQLTVPMGNAADNSEILLQPYELLDVYPMIARVAQRAKREGVQVQPGNNIGYYGPYERLLRGGDAWSFWQGCSAGLSAIGIEADGAIKGCPSLPTTAYTGGNIRDYSLRTIIEETEELRFNLGADTPKGTSHLWGFCKTCEFAELCRGGCSWTAHVFFDKRGNNPYCHHRALTQEKGGIRERVFLQRRADGNPFDNGEFGLIEEPINAPWPENDPLHFTSDRIQWPEGWEEESNLASSLVSSSN, from the coding sequence ATGACTTATCGTCGAATTAGTTATGCAGTTTGGGAAATTACATTAAAGTGTAATCTAGCTTGCCAGCACTGCGGTTCTCGCGCAGGTCATACAAGGGCAAACGAACTTTCTACAGCAGAAGCTCTTGATTTAGTCAAACAAATGGCGGAAGTGGGAATCACTGAAGTAACCATAATTGGTGGTGAAGCATTTCTGCGTCCTGATTGGCTGGAGATTGCCCAAGCAATTACTTCTTCTGGGATGCTTTGCGGTATGACCACTGGAGGTTATGGGATCACTCTCGACACAGCACGCCGGATGAAAGAAGCTGGAATTAGAGTGGTATCTGTCTCAGTTGATGGCTTAGAAGCAACTCACGATCGCCTCCGTGGTAAACAAGGTTCTTGGCAATGGGCCTTTAAGACTATGAGCAATCTCAAGGAAGCAGGTATTCGCTTCGGTTGCAACACTCAAATTAATCGTCTCTCTGCACCAGAATTTCCTCGTATTTACGAGCATCTGCGCGACGCTGGAATTTTCGCTTGGCAAATTCAATTGACTGTACCGATGGGGAATGCAGCAGATAATAGCGAGATTCTGCTGCAACCTTATGAATTACTAGATGTATATCCGATGATTGCTCGTGTTGCTCAACGCGCAAAGCGAGAAGGGGTGCAAGTACAGCCAGGAAATAATATTGGCTATTACGGGCCCTATGAGCGACTGTTGCGAGGAGGAGATGCTTGGTCTTTCTGGCAGGGATGTAGTGCTGGGCTGTCTGCAATAGGCATCGAAGCCGATGGTGCTATCAAAGGTTGTCCCTCACTACCGACCACAGCATACACTGGTGGTAACATCCGCGATTATTCACTGCGGACGATTATTGAAGAAACTGAAGAACTACGGTTTAATCTTGGAGCTGATACTCCCAAAGGAACATCACACTTGTGGGGTTTTTGCAAGACTTGTGAATTTGCTGAACTCTGTCGCGGTGGTTGCAGTTGGACTGCTCACGTTTTCTTTGATAAGAGAGGCAATAATCCTTATTGTCATCATCGCGCCCTGACTCAGGAAAAAGGCGGTATTCGAGAGCGAGTTTTTCTTCAACGTCGGGCGGACGGAAACCCCTTTGATAATGGGGAGTTTGGGCTAATTGAAGAACCGATAAATGCCCCTTGGCCTGAAAATGATCCGCTTCATTTTACTAGCGATCGCATTCAATGGCCAGAAGGTTGGGAAGAAGAATCAAATCTAGCATCATCTTTAGTTAGTTCTAGTAATTAA
- a CDS encoding response regulator, producing the protein MSVETGERHKTIFLVEDNKADIRLIQEALKNSSVPYQVVTVRDGIDAMAYLRQEGEYADAARPDLILLDLNLPKKDGREVLAEIKADPLLKRIPVVVLTTSKNEDDIFHSYDLHVNCYITKSRNLNQLFQIVKSIEDFWLSTVTLPSE; encoded by the coding sequence TTGAGCGTAGAAACGGGAGAAAGACACAAAACCATCTTTTTGGTCGAGGACAATAAAGCTGACATTCGCTTAATCCAAGAAGCGTTGAAAAATAGTTCAGTTCCCTACCAAGTGGTAACGGTCAGGGATGGTATAGATGCTATGGCTTATTTACGCCAAGAAGGTGAATATGCTGATGCAGCACGCCCTGACCTCATTCTGCTGGATTTGAACTTGCCTAAAAAAGATGGTCGAGAAGTGCTGGCGGAAATAAAAGCCGACCCACTACTAAAGCGTATTCCAGTTGTTGTGCTAACAACCTCAAAAAATGAGGATGACATTTTTCACAGCTACGATTTACATGTGAATTGCTATATCACTAAATCTCGCAACCTCAACCAATTATTTCAAATCGTCAAGAGTATTGAAGATTTTTGGCTCTCTACTGTGACACTACCATCGGAGTGA
- a CDS encoding hybrid sensor histidine kinase/response regulator: MVVSYSVKILLIEDNLASARLLQEFLTQAQSQEFTLVHVTRLGEALQELSKCNYDVILLDLTLPDSQGLSSLPPLIGQAPSIPIVVLTNTNDEELAIEAVRQGAQDYLVKRQVNVDVLVRSLRYAIERKQVLESLRTVNETLQTRVEERTAELVKANELNQFKSEFVSMLSHDIRNPLNTILLAAGLLQNQDERLTKEKKLNHLQMIRSAIKNMAQLLDEVTFIGKADSGRLGHDLICLDLEAFCRQMIEEVRLLANEKHLTLVFASFGQLDEALWDESLLRHILGNLLSNAIKYSLPGGIVRFELIGQEKAVIFRVQDWGIGIPQENQKRLFQPFQRADNVGTIPGTGLGLAIAKKCVDAQGGEIVVNSQVGVGTTFTVTLPLLEV; this comes from the coding sequence ATGGTTGTGAGCTACTCAGTAAAAATCTTGTTAATTGAGGATAATCTAGCTTCTGCTAGGTTGTTACAAGAGTTTTTGACGCAAGCCCAGTCTCAAGAGTTCACTCTGGTTCATGTGACGCGATTGGGGGAAGCACTTCAGGAACTAAGTAAATGTAATTATGATGTGATTTTATTAGATTTAACTTTACCTGACAGTCAAGGATTGTCATCTCTACCTCCTCTGATTGGTCAAGCGCCAAGCATACCAATTGTTGTTCTAACAAATACAAATGATGAAGAACTGGCAATTGAAGCAGTGCGACAGGGGGCCCAAGATTATCTAGTCAAGCGCCAGGTAAATGTAGATGTTTTGGTTCGCTCTTTGCGTTATGCGATCGAGCGTAAGCAGGTTTTAGAATCATTACGCACAGTCAATGAAACATTACAAACCCGGGTTGAAGAACGAACTGCGGAACTGGTGAAAGCCAATGAACTTAACCAGTTCAAATCTGAATTTGTCTCGATGCTCTCCCATGACATCCGCAATCCCCTAAATACTATTCTCTTGGCTGCTGGATTACTACAAAACCAAGATGAAAGATTGACCAAAGAGAAAAAACTGAATCATTTACAAATGATTCGCTCGGCGATCAAAAACATGGCGCAGCTATTGGATGAAGTTACATTCATCGGCAAAGCTGATTCCGGTAGACTGGGGCATGACCTCATCTGCTTAGATTTAGAAGCTTTTTGCCGCCAAATGATTGAAGAAGTTCGATTGCTCGCAAATGAGAAGCATCTGACTTTGGTATTCGCCAGTTTTGGGCAGTTAGACGAAGCACTATGGGATGAAAGCTTACTGCGGCACATTTTGGGCAATTTACTTAGCAATGCGATTAAGTATTCACTACCGGGCGGCATAGTGCGTTTTGAACTAATTGGTCAGGAAAAAGCGGTAATTTTCCGAGTTCAAGATTGGGGAATTGGCATTCCTCAAGAAAACCAAAAGCGACTGTTTCAACCTTTCCAACGTGCGGACAATGTTGGAACCATTCCTGGCACTGGCTTAGGACTAGCGATCGCCAAAAAATGTGTCGATGCACAGGGAGGCGAGATTGTAGTCAATAGTCAAGTTGGAGTAGGTACAACCTTTACCGTCACTCTTCCTTTACTAGAAGTTTAA
- a CDS encoding helix-turn-helix domain-containing protein translates to MFDWNTKIETKYIQVANGKYLTSFQRKLLLVSLEKSLPESYRQRIEIMLLADEGKSQTEICQILGCCPATARHWMHIARTGMAHQWQDCPIGRPKAVNEEYLERLKELIKSSPREHGYAFRRWTTNWLGKHLAKEFGIEVSDRHIKRLLKQMGLSTLPKPSNSEANNNEQAKSSKIFISDLKSAAIPDDSEFLSMNFAKLANDSDIYGARYIRSTGFSRTVQQYSGLFSFDRGISTMSSTS, encoded by the coding sequence ATGTTTGACTGGAATACGAAAATTGAAACAAAATATATACAAGTAGCTAATGGTAAGTACTTAACATCATTTCAGCGTAAATTACTGCTAGTAAGTTTAGAAAAAAGTTTACCTGAATCTTACCGACAACGTATTGAAATCATGTTGTTGGCAGATGAGGGAAAATCTCAAACAGAAATTTGTCAAATTTTGGGGTGTTGCCCAGCAACAGCAAGGCATTGGATGCACATAGCCCGGACAGGGATGGCGCACCAATGGCAAGATTGCCCCATTGGTCGCCCGAAAGCAGTAAATGAGGAGTATTTAGAACGTTTAAAAGAACTGATTAAAAGTAGTCCCCGCGAGCATGGCTATGCTTTTCGGCGGTGGACAACAAACTGGCTAGGGAAACATTTAGCGAAAGAATTTGGGATTGAGGTGAGCGATCGCCATATCAAGCGACTGCTCAAACAGATGGGATTATCGACACTACCAAAACCCAGCAATTCTGAAGCAAACAACAATGAGCAGGCTAAGAGTTCCAAAATCTTCATTAGTGACCTGAAATCGGCAGCTATTCCAGATGATTCCGAATTTTTGTCTATGAACTTCGCAAAATTAGCAAACGATTCAGACATTTATGGCGCAAGATATATCCGCTCAACTGGTTTCTCTAGAACAGTTCAACAATACTCTGGGTTATTCTCTTTCGACAGAGGAATTTCAACAATGTCTTCAACAAGTTAA
- a CDS encoding peptidase domain-containing ABC transporter yields the protein MAQDISAQLVSLEQFNNTLGYSLSTEEFQQCLQQVKFINPKVGKFWQGTDAQPGIYIAIAGKVRLLDSADELIATVEAGDSFGEFTLLKEVDFRPYTARASVNLQLCFVPGEVLWPLMAKYPQIREHLWAKARSRNPQQGDSDNTPVLPSDLKRLHETKILSTPAVKPREKKISKAYFPNSTQRVGHLLQRVIRRYPFFAQQSGSDCGAACLVMVSRYWGKNFSVNRLRDIANVDRNGSSLRGLSAAAESIGFTTRPVKASLNQLAKQKLPAIAHWEGKHYIVVYEITPKHVIVADPAIGQCSLSHAEFKAKWTGYTLLLQPTAMLKDTKETSTPFWQFFELMKPHSLVMLEVFVASLFIQIFGLVTPLFTQLILDRVVVQRSELTLTAVGLGLLIFSLFRVAMTGLRQYLLDHTANKLDLALIVGFIRHTLRLPLSYFESRYVGDIISRVQENRKIQRFLSGEALSILLDLVTVFIYLGLMFWYSWKMALLVLVVVPPFFLLALIATPFLQKISREIFNAVAKESSYLIEALSGVRTVKSTAVEQTVRWHWEELLSKEVKTNFSGQIISNRLQIFSNTIEAVVTTVLLWFGAYQVIHNELTIGQLVAFNMLLGNIIRPFQRLTVLWNQLQEVVIAVERINDVLDAEPEEDLQHQARQSLPPIQGNIRFDNVTFRYHPESDINVLENLSFEIHSGQMVALVGRSGSGKTTISKLVLGLYPATDGKVLIDGHDITSLSLRSLREQVGVVDQDTFLFGGTIRENISLAHPGATLAEIIEAARLAGADEFIKKLPMGYETQIGEGGGMLSGGQRQRIAIAKALLGNPKLLVLDEATSHLDAESERIIQTNLNTILKGRTTLVIAHRLSTVRNADLILVLDRGVLIESGTHQELMAKRGHYFYLNHQQLDVAG from the coding sequence ATGGCGCAAGATATATCCGCTCAACTGGTTTCTCTAGAACAGTTCAACAATACTCTGGGTTATTCTCTTTCGACAGAGGAATTTCAACAATGTCTTCAACAAGTTAAATTTATCAACCCGAAAGTCGGCAAGTTCTGGCAAGGAACTGATGCTCAACCAGGAATCTATATTGCGATCGCTGGTAAGGTCAGGTTGTTAGATAGCGCCGATGAGTTAATCGCCACTGTAGAGGCAGGTGACTCATTTGGAGAATTTACCTTGTTGAAGGAGGTTGACTTTAGACCTTACACTGCAAGGGCTTCAGTCAACTTACAATTATGCTTTGTTCCGGGTGAAGTGCTATGGCCATTGATGGCTAAATATCCCCAAATTCGGGAGCATTTGTGGGCTAAGGCGCGATCGCGTAATCCCCAACAGGGGGACTCAGATAATACCCCAGTACTCCCATCTGACTTAAAACGGCTGCATGAAACGAAGATTTTGTCAACGCCAGCAGTAAAGCCACGCGAGAAAAAGATTAGCAAAGCCTATTTTCCCAACTCCACGCAGCGAGTAGGGCATTTATTACAGCGTGTGATTCGGCGCTATCCGTTTTTTGCTCAACAGAGTGGATCGGATTGCGGTGCAGCTTGTTTAGTGATGGTGTCTCGCTATTGGGGGAAAAATTTTAGTGTCAATCGCCTGCGGGATATCGCCAATGTTGACCGTAATGGTTCATCACTGCGGGGGTTATCGGCGGCGGCTGAAAGTATTGGGTTTACGACGCGACCTGTGAAAGCGAGTCTTAACCAATTGGCGAAGCAAAAATTGCCTGCGATCGCCCACTGGGAAGGCAAACATTACATTGTTGTCTACGAAATTACACCCAAACACGTCATTGTAGCCGACCCCGCGATCGGGCAATGCAGCCTCAGCCACGCCGAATTTAAAGCCAAGTGGACTGGTTACACACTGCTGCTGCAACCGACAGCCATGCTCAAGGATACCAAAGAGACTTCTACTCCTTTTTGGCAATTCTTTGAGTTGATGAAACCTCACTCTTTAGTGATGCTGGAAGTGTTTGTCGCTTCCTTATTTATCCAGATTTTTGGACTTGTTACCCCCTTATTTACCCAGTTAATTTTAGACCGCGTAGTGGTGCAGCGTTCGGAACTAACCTTAACGGCGGTGGGTTTAGGGTTACTGATTTTTAGTTTATTCCGTGTGGCAATGACGGGGTTGCGGCAATATCTGTTAGACCACACGGCGAATAAGCTCGATTTAGCACTGATTGTCGGATTTATTCGCCATACCCTGCGGCTACCCTTGAGTTACTTTGAGTCGCGTTATGTAGGGGATATTATCTCTCGTGTACAGGAAAACCGTAAAATTCAACGCTTCCTCTCCGGTGAGGCGTTGTCTATCCTGCTGGATCTAGTCACTGTCTTTATCTATTTAGGATTGATGTTTTGGTACAGTTGGAAAATGGCGTTGCTGGTGTTGGTGGTTGTACCGCCTTTTTTCCTACTGGCATTGATTGCCACACCTTTTTTACAAAAGATTTCTAGGGAAATCTTTAATGCTGTTGCTAAGGAAAGCAGCTATCTGATTGAAGCCCTTTCTGGTGTGCGAACAGTTAAATCCACAGCAGTGGAACAGACAGTGCGTTGGCATTGGGAGGAGTTATTAAGTAAAGAAGTAAAAACTAACTTTTCTGGGCAAATTATTAGCAATCGTCTGCAAATATTCAGCAACACAATTGAAGCAGTAGTAACTACTGTATTGCTGTGGTTCGGGGCATACCAAGTAATTCACAACGAGTTAACTATTGGGCAATTGGTAGCATTTAATATGTTGCTAGGAAATATTATTAGACCCTTCCAACGATTAACAGTTTTGTGGAATCAATTGCAAGAAGTAGTGATTGCGGTGGAACGAATTAATGATGTGTTAGATGCAGAACCAGAAGAGGATTTGCAGCATCAGGCGCGGCAATCTTTACCACCCATTCAAGGTAACATTCGCTTTGACAACGTGACATTTCGCTATCACCCTGAAAGCGATATCAATGTTTTAGAAAATCTCAGTTTTGAAATACACAGTGGGCAAATGGTTGCCCTGGTGGGACGGAGTGGTTCGGGTAAAACCACCATTTCTAAGCTGGTTTTGGGATTATATCCGGCTACAGATGGCAAAGTGTTGATTGATGGTCACGATATTACCAGTCTTTCGTTGCGTTCTCTACGCGAACAAGTTGGGGTAGTTGATCAAGACACCTTTTTGTTTGGCGGAACGATTCGGGAAAATATTAGTTTGGCCCATCCTGGAGCCACTTTGGCAGAGATTATTGAGGCGGCGCGATTGGCGGGTGCTGATGAGTTTATTAAAAAGTTACCTATGGGTTATGAAACCCAGATTGGTGAAGGAGGGGGGATGTTGTCTGGAGGACAGCGACAAAGAATTGCGATCGCAAAAGCATTATTAGGCAATCCTAAGCTATTGGTTTTGGATGAAGCGACTTCCCATCTAGATGCAGAGTCAGAAAGGATTATTCAGACGAATTTAAACACAATTCTCAAAGGCAGAACCACCTTAGTAATAGCCCATCGCCTTTCAACTGTCCGAAATGCAGATTTGATTTTGGTGCTAGATCGCGGCGTATTGATTGAGAGTGGGACTCACCAAGAGTTAATGGCCAAGCGGGGACATTATTTTTATCTCAATCATCAGCAGTTGGATGTTGCGGGGTGA
- a CDS encoding PIN domain-containing protein yields the protein MTKVYLDTSIYNRPFDDQTQPKVFLETQAVILILQMVEAKLIELVSSSVLEYENSRNPFPVNQQSMERYLQIATLRVLLDENIRGRAKKLEQQGIKAIDALHVACAEASQSDYFITCDKRLINRCQGLTLKAINPTDFILEIEDDN from the coding sequence ATGACCAAAGTTTATTTAGACACAAGTATTTATAACCGCCCCTTTGATGACCAAACACAGCCAAAAGTATTTCTAGAAACACAAGCTGTCATCTTAATTTTACAAATGGTCGAAGCCAAATTAATAGAATTGGTTAGTTCTTCAGTTCTAGAATATGAAAATAGCCGTAACCCATTTCCTGTAAACCAACAGTCAATGGAGCGATACTTACAAATAGCTACATTGAGAGTATTACTAGATGAAAATATTAGAGGGAGAGCAAAAAAACTAGAACAACAAGGGATTAAAGCCATTGATGCTCTCCACGTTGCTTGTGCCGAAGCTTCTCAAAGTGATTATTTTATCACTTGCGATAAAAGATTAATCAATCGCTGTCAAGGTTTAACACTCAAAGCAATTAACCCCACTGATTTTATTTTGGAGATAGAAGATGACAATTAA
- a CDS encoding histidine kinase — protein MRQGAGGDEGAGGAGEAGEEELLINAQCPMPNAQCPMPNAQCPMPNAQ, from the coding sequence GTGAGGCAGGGGGCAGGAGGAGATGAGGGAGCAGGGGGAGCAGGGGAAGCAGGGGAAGAAGAATTATTGATTAATGCCCAATGCCCAATGCCCAATGCCCAATGCCCAATGCCCAATGCCCAATGCCCAATGCCCAATGCCCAATGA
- a CDS encoding T3SS effector HopA1 family protein — protein MEIKSDFSIHHPDYKPLELPSEAIERFQKMPIQMQQKYLSLQLRSFLYGIYYNGSMQSTLALDGEGNGLPLDLENNTVLGVDVGFYKRLHESNFGEGYFDPGWSVLREEGDGSLAVAKGGLRLHVERNKHLQAVEQAAVVGDSVAIQMPKNRVQNGFYMAVGNAGFSRIEDVKIQSVTVRIYINVTPEGAVAMMRSLTQALNELVIPFSFKVLYNPKEYQRYDSGVLYFDKRDYEVVKQVLKTVYQEHQLHFKSEIPLFTKQLAIGLGLAEEPDQKFAVQESFGMNRCQIVANGFLEAWYQGDDLPEVRMQAIIGQFSRLGIELQRPYVNTNSEDIY, from the coding sequence ATTGAGATAAAATCTGATTTTTCCATCCATCATCCAGATTACAAACCTTTGGAATTACCATCTGAGGCAATTGAACGTTTTCAGAAGATGCCAATCCAGATGCAACAGAAATATCTGAGTCTACAATTGCGGAGTTTTCTTTACGGTATCTATTACAACGGTTCTATGCAAAGTACGTTGGCATTAGATGGGGAAGGAAATGGTTTGCCCTTAGACTTGGAGAATAATACTGTTTTAGGGGTAGATGTGGGGTTTTATAAGCGATTGCATGAAAGTAATTTTGGAGAAGGCTACTTTGACCCTGGTTGGTCTGTTTTGAGAGAAGAAGGTGATGGCAGTTTAGCCGTAGCTAAAGGCGGTTTGAGACTGCATGTTGAACGGAATAAGCATCTTCAAGCTGTTGAACAAGCGGCTGTAGTAGGTGATTCTGTGGCTATCCAGATGCCGAAGAATCGAGTGCAAAATGGCTTTTACATGGCCGTTGGGAATGCAGGCTTCAGTCGTATTGAAGATGTGAAAATTCAGTCTGTAACTGTACGAATTTATATTAATGTAACTCCTGAAGGTGCTGTGGCAATGATGAGGAGTTTAACACAAGCACTGAATGAGTTAGTAATTCCTTTCAGTTTCAAGGTTTTGTATAACCCCAAGGAATACCAACGCTACGATTCAGGGGTGCTTTACTTTGACAAGAGAGACTATGAAGTTGTTAAGCAAGTTTTAAAAACTGTTTATCAAGAACACCAATTGCATTTTAAGTCAGAAATTCCTTTATTTACCAAACAACTAGCAATAGGGTTGGGGTTGGCAGAAGAACCAGACCAGAAATTTGCTGTTCAAGAAAGCTTTGGGATGAATCGCTGTCAGATTGTGGCAAATGGGTTTCTGGAAGCTTGGTATCAAGGGGATGACTTGCCAGAGGTTAGAATGCAGGCTATCATTGGGCAATTTTCTCGTTTGGGGATTGAGTTGCAGCGCCCTTATGTTAATACCAATTCCGAAGATATTTATTAA
- a CDS encoding peptidylprolyl isomerase, which translates to MSQTITITNEDILEQVKLSSKIPEIIEEIITRKIIAAAVAEASIKVETEELQKIADQLRVVNKLNTANDTWAWLGKHGLSLEEFEEIVYNTVISRKLAAHLFADKVEPYFFENQLDYTSVVMFEVILDDEDLALELFYAIREDEMSFYDVAHKYIQDTELRRKGGYRGIVRRQDMTPEISAAVFAAKPPQLLKPIITSKGAHLILVEEIIQAELDKKLRSKIILDFFSAWLKQKNNQVEVIRN; encoded by the coding sequence ATGTCACAAACTATTACTATTACCAACGAAGACATTCTTGAGCAAGTCAAGCTATCCAGCAAAATTCCTGAAATAATTGAAGAGATTATTACCCGTAAGATTATTGCAGCTGCCGTAGCTGAGGCTAGCATCAAAGTAGAGACTGAGGAACTTCAGAAAATAGCAGACCAATTGCGGGTAGTTAACAAACTCAATACTGCTAATGATACCTGGGCATGGCTAGGAAAACATGGTCTGTCTCTAGAAGAGTTTGAAGAAATTGTCTACAACACCGTCATTTCTAGAAAGTTAGCTGCTCATTTATTTGCCGATAAAGTTGAACCATACTTTTTTGAAAACCAATTGGATTATACCAGCGTAGTGATGTTTGAGGTTATCTTAGATGATGAAGACTTGGCGCTGGAACTTTTCTATGCTATTCGGGAAGATGAGATGAGTTTCTATGATGTTGCTCACAAATATATCCAGGATACAGAGTTACGCCGAAAAGGGGGATATCGGGGGATAGTGCGTCGTCAAGATATGACGCCGGAGATTTCTGCTGCCGTTTTTGCAGCAAAGCCGCCGCAGCTTCTCAAACCCATTATTACTTCTAAAGGAGCGCACCTGATTTTAGTGGAGGAAATTATTCAAGCAGAATTGGATAAAAAGCTGCGCTCTAAGATTATCTTAGATTTTTTTTCTGCATGGCTGAAGCAAAAAAATAATCAAGTTGAAGTTATCAGAAACTAG
- a CDS encoding Nif11-like leader peptide family natural product precursor: MSIENVQAFYAKLANDEAFRVQIQGVNSKEECSQRVKAAGYDFTQDEFEEYTAQLLESTAGDDELKDLNEEELEAVFGGASSITGKHNIVARPLYGVIILPPIDDCPHKPPIVQPLYGVIQPDNIA, encoded by the coding sequence ATGTCCATAGAAAATGTTCAAGCTTTTTATGCAAAGCTAGCAAATGATGAAGCTTTTCGTGTTCAAATTCAAGGCGTTAATAGTAAGGAAGAATGTAGCCAAAGAGTCAAAGCTGCTGGCTACGATTTTACCCAAGATGAGTTTGAAGAATATACGGCTCAATTGTTGGAGTCAACTGCTGGTGATGATGAACTCAAGGATTTAAATGAAGAAGAATTAGAAGCCGTTTTTGGTGGGGCTTCATCAATTACCGGGAAGCATAATATAGTAGCACGTCCACTATATGGAGTTATTATTTTGCCACCTATTGATGATTGTCCGCACAAGCCACCTATTGTGCAGCCTCTTTATGGAGTTATTCAACCAGATAATATTGCTTAG